From the genome of Papaver somniferum cultivar HN1 chromosome 2, ASM357369v1, whole genome shotgun sequence, one region includes:
- the LOC113349084 gene encoding coiled-coil domain-containing protein 25-like gives MVFYFKARPDVGDFTIFMGLDKHENEELIKYGFPEDIWFHVDKMSSAHVYVRMKRGQTIDDISEGLLEDCAQLVKANSIQGNKVNNVDVVYTPWYNLKKTASMDVGQIGFHNSKMVRTVRVEKRINEVVNRLNKTKVERTPDLKAEREAVNAAERAERKLQLRDKKRREEMERLDKERQAEIRSYKGLMVSEKMTSNKQIASASKSLQELEDDFM, from the exons ATGGTGTTTTACTTCAAAGCTCGACCAGATGTTGGTGATTTCACCATCTTTATGGGCTTAGATAAGCACGAAAACGAAGAGCTCATCAAATATGGATTCCCTGAAGATATTTG GTTCCATGTGGATAAAATGTCATCAGCCCATGTTTACGTCAGAATGAAGAGGGGTCAGACAATAGACGATATAAGTGAAGGTTTACTTGAGGACTGTGCTCAGCTTGTAAAAGCAAATTCCATCCAAG GCAACAAGGTGAATAATGTGGATGTTGTGTACACCCCCTGGTACAATTTGAAGAAAACTGCATCCATGGATGTTGGCcaaattggttttcataattctaagATG GTTCGCACTGTAAGAGTAGAAAAACGCATAAATGAGGTAGTTAATAGATTGAACAAGACCAAGGTGGAAAGGACCCCAGACTTAAAAG CTGAGCGAGAAGCAGTTAATGCAGCTGAAAGGGCAGAGAGGAAACTACAGCTGAGAGACAAG AAACGCCGTGAGGAAATGGAAAGGCTCGATAAGGAGAGGCAAGCAGAGATAAGGAGCTACAAGGGTCTCATGGTGTCGGAAAAGATGACATCTAACAAACAAATTGCGTCGGCAAGCAAGTCCTTGCAGGAGCTTGAAGACGATTTCATGTGA
- the LOC113349083 gene encoding probable 6-phosphogluconolactonase 4, chloroplastic: protein MGSSSLATNLRTFSIQHQSSSNLSFSSSIQRLIPIRIISSFLRSNKVNLISTSSSRIQRPAKWKLQSSMAGTVKSSKEHHKKEIFENEELLSISLAKYIADLSEKFVKERGSFTVTLSGGSLIKSLRKLAEAPYVDSIDWAKWHVLWLDERVVPKDHADSNYKLAYDGLLSKVPIPPGQVYAINDALSAEGAADDYETCLKHLVNTGILAVSAASGFPKFDLQLLGMGPDGHVASLFPGHPLLYEKERWVTFIKDSPKPPPERITLTFPVINSSAYNAIVLVGAGKSAIVAKAWGKDKSSDLLPVEMVTAEDEFTWFMDKEAASKL, encoded by the exons AtgggttcttcttctttagctacTAACCTGCGCACGTTCTCAATTCAACATCAATCATCGTCGAATCTTTCATTTTCATCATCAATCCAACGGTTGATTCCAATCAGAATAAtttcttcatttcttcgatcaAACAAAGTAAACCTAATTTCAACAAGCAGTAGTAGAATTCAAAGACCTGCTAAGTGGAAACTACAGTCATCAATGGCGGGTACTGTTAAATCTAGTAAAGAACATCATAAGAAAGAGATATTTGAGAATGAAGAACTTTTATCGATTTCTTTAGCGAAATATATAGCTGATTTATCTGAGAAATTTGTTAAAGAAAGAGGTTCTTTTACTGTTACTCTCTCTGGTGGTTCTCTCATCAAATCTCTCAG GAAGTTGGCGGAAGCACcatatgttgattcaattgattgGGCAAAATGGCATGTCCTATGGCTAGACGAGAGAGTTGTTCCTAAGGATCACGCTGATAGTAATTATAAGCTTGCTTATGATGGGCTTCTGTCTAAG GTTCCTATTCCTCCTGGTCAAGTTTATGCTATAAACGATGCACTCTCTGCTGAAGGCGCCGCTGATGATTATGAGACCTGCCTGAAGCATTTGGTTAATACCGGTATCTTGGCTGTATCAGCTGCTAGTGGGTTCCCAAAATTTGATCTCCAGTTGCTAGGGATGGGCCCAGATGGTCATGTAGCATCTCTATTTCCTGGACATCCTCTTCTTTATGAGAAGGAACGATGGGTTACCTTCATTAAGGACTCGCCAAAACCTCCACCAGAGAGAATTACTTTAACTTTCCCTGTGATAAACTCGTCCGCATATAATGCTATTGTGCTGGTTGGAGCTGGTAAATCTGCCATAGTCGCGAAAGCATGGGGTAAAGATAAAAGCTCGGATTTGCTTCCTGTTGAAATGGTTACAGCTGAAGATGAATTTACCTGGTTTATGGACAAAGAAGCGGCATCAAAGCTGTAA